In the Syngnathus scovelli strain Florida chromosome 8, RoL_Ssco_1.2, whole genome shotgun sequence genome, one interval contains:
- the LOC125973550 gene encoding polypeptide N-acetylgalactosaminyltransferase 5, translated as MMMPIWRHLRSSRRVLGFVFVASVIWLLLDMAVLRMSDGDANSRLMREKVILEQGLARHQDKVTQVGLGEPHVNEEDEKSDRRNSQPVKLSRRRKKEQVQDDASQVKPNAVVQDDASQVKPNAVVQDDASQVKPNAVVQDDASQVKPNAVVKQPVGLSLIAAPKNDSVVLKAEEVLEPVKATPNISLQASNQHQDAKKLPGKKKKQIEELPVQGPRNTSSVKRDKQNGEILDNNIKVVQVRDTHSVKASVHQVLSIDLTAAPRDPKAVGQYGLAGTVPSLMDSVVKKRWNEGQFNVYLSELIPLDRALPDTRPEICTRNMIHDDLPSTSVIFCFVDEVWSTLLRSVHSVLNRSPPHLLKEIILVDDFSKKPYLKDNLDKYMEKFPKVRVIHLKERQGLIRARMAGAAVANGDVLTFLDSHVECNVGWLEPLLERIHTDRTKVPCPVIEVISDQDLSYKLVDNFQRGIFHWPLVFGWNALSDEYVKKNNMTPADPIRCPVMAGGLFSIDKKYFYELGAYDPGLEVWGGENMELSFKVWMCGGQIEIIPCSRVGHIFREQNPYQFPLNRRRTVERNLARVAEVWMDEYKELFYGHGNLHLLEKPLMDIGNLTDQIQQRNKLKCKSFKWYLDNVYPELEAPLVKAAGLVFNRGLRSCLSIQNGVLVFDTCHLSSQSQHFNYTWLKQVRQQDVCLEPSAKQSLLTLQPCGDGSSSNSHKPQRWLHKSSQSKLPEHLMVEMGPKQMCLEAAAKEAVLHLAPCNANNLFQQWQFTNYYSE; from the exons atgatgATGCCGATTTGGAGGCACCTGCGGAGCAGCAGGAGGGTCCTTGGGTTCGTGTTCGTGGCTTCTGTCATTTGGCTGCTGTTGGACATGGCAGTCCTCCGCATGTCCGACGGTGACGCCAACAGTCGTCTAATGAGGGAGAAAGTGATCCTCGAGCAGGGGTTGGCCAGGCACCAGGACAAAGTCACCCAGGTGGGTTTAGGGGAGCCACACGTGAATGAGGAGGACGAAAAGTCGGACAGAAGGAATTCCCAACCGGTCAAACTTTCCAGACGTCGGAAAAAGGAGCAAGTTCAAGATGATGCCAGTCAGGTTAAACCAAATGCAGTTGTTCAAGATGATGCCAGTCAGGTTAAACCAAATGCAGTTGTTCAAGATGATGCCAGTCAGGTTAAACCAAATGCAGTTGTTCAAGATGATGCCAGTCAGGTTAAACCAAATGCAGTTGTTAAACAGCCTGTGGGTTTGTCTTTGATTGCCGCACCAAAAAATGACTCTGTTGTACTTAAAGCGGAGGAGGTGCTCGAACCTGTGAAGGCAACTCCAAATATAAGTCTTCAAGCATCCAATCAGCACCAGGATGCTAAAAAACTAcctgggaagaagaagaaacaaaTTGAAGAACTTCCTGTTCAAGGACCACGCAACACTTCTTCAGTGAAGCGGGACAAACAAAATGGAGAGATATTAGATAATAACATCAAAGTGGTCCAAGTGAGAGACACCCACTCCGTTAAGGCAagtgtccaccaggttctgtctATCGACCTGACTGCGGCCCCCAGAGATCCCAAAGCCGTCGGCCAGTATGGCCTGGCGGGGACTGTCCCGAGCTTGATGGACTCGGTAGTGAAGAAGAGGTGGAACGAGGGCCAATTTAATGTCTACCTAAGCGAGCTGATCCCATTGGACCGCGCCCTTCCCGACACCAGGCCTGAGAT CTGCACCCGCAACATGATCCACGACGACCTGCCGTCCACCAGCGTGATCTTCTGCTTTGTGGACGAAGTGTGGTCCACCCTGCTACGGTCCGTTCACAGCGTCCTCAATCGGTCGCCGCCGCATCTCCTCAAGGAGATCATCCTCGTGGATGACTTCAGCAAAAAAC CCTACCTTAAAGATAACCTTGACAAGTACATGGAAAAGTTCCCCAAGGTCCGGGTCATTCACCTGAAGGAGCGTCAAGGCCTCATCAGGGCCCGGATGGCTGGAGCGGCTGTTGCTAACG GTGACGTTCTGACTTTCCTGGACTCGCACGTGGAATGTAACGTGGGCTGGCTGGAGCCTCTGCTGGAACGCATCCACACTGACCGCACCAAGGTACCCTGTCCCGTCATCGAAGTCATCAGCGACCAGGACTTGAG TTATAAGCTGGTTGACAACTTCCAGAGAGGAATTTTCCACTGGCCTCTCGTGTTTGGCTGGAACGCCCTATCAGATGAGTACGTCAAGAAGAACAACATGACGCCGGCTGATCCCATCAG ATGCCCCGTAATGGCCGGAGGGCTTTTCTCCATCGATAAAAAATACTTCTATGAACTGGGCGCCTATGATCCCGGCCTGGAGGTGTGGGGAGGGGAGAACATGGAGCTTTCTTTCAAG GTCTGGATGTGCGGGGGCCAAATCGAGATCATCCCCTGCTCGCGGGTGGGCCACATTTTCCGAGAGCAGAACCCGTATCAGTTCCCCTTGAACCGGCGCAGGACGGTGGAGCGCAACTTGGCCCGGGTGGCCGAAGTGTGGATGGACGAGTACAAGGAGCTATTCTACGGCCACGGCAACCTGCACCTGCTGGAAAAACCCCTCATGGACATCGGCAACCTGACCGATCAGATCCAGCAGAGAAACAAGCTCAAATGCAAGAGCTTCAAGTGGTACCTGGACAACGTCTATCCCGAGTTAGAAGCTCCTTTAGTCAAAGCCGCGGGTCTG GTCTTCAATCGAGGATTGAGGAGTTGTCTTTCCATCCAGAATGGCGTTCTCGTCTTTGACACGTGTCATCTCAGCAGTCAG AGTCAACACTTCAACTACACGTGGCTGAAGCAGGTCCGCCAGCAGGATGTGTGCTTGGAGCCCAGCGCCAAACAAAGCTTGTTGACTTTACAGCCATGCGGCgacggcagcagcagcaacagccacAAACCGCAACGCTGGCTACACAAATCCTCCCAGTCCAAACTG CCCGAGCACTTGATGGTCGAGATGGGCCCCAAGCAAATGTGTCTGGAAGCAGCAGCAAAAGAGGCCGTCCTTCACCTCGCCCCCTGCAACGCCAACAACCTCTTCCAGCAATGGCAGTTCACAAACTACTACTCTGAGTGA
- the LOC125973577 gene encoding ermin isoform X1 translates to MEIQENPVFPKPVDPQAEVEEVVIASEVLEIICGFAPETKRHNSETEDRDVWTVEEGDDSVFYSDEDQAEEHGGPNRSTDPEAVRVDRNSSERSEEAQVEEPCEEIRAEEFEGDTETHATDVTDSPDLRGALKDERKSPEQSESSEEDRPVEQKQSAQDKSFSKQLSSSSDSEDPEVRHRSVFSGDPIPAYATLPLLKKSSDNLACQESFNHLAASKYSSFSYRKIRRGNTRKKIEEFEYIMMNL, encoded by the exons ATGGAGATACAGGAGAACCCAGTGTTTCCAAAGCCTGTGGATCCCCAAGCAGAGGTGGAGGAGGTTGTAATAGCGTCGGAGGTACTAGAGATCATTTGCGGATTCGCCCCAGAGACCAAGCGCCACAACTCGGAAACGGAGGACAGAGATGTGTGGACGGTGGAAGAAGGAGACGACTCGGTATTCTACAGTGATGAAGACCAAGCTGAAGAGCATGGAGGACCCAACAGATCTACAGATCCAG AAGCGGTGAGGGTGGACCGTAATTCTTCAGAGAGGAGTGAGGAGGCTCAAGTCGAAGAGCCATGTGAGGAAATCCGAGCCGAAGAATTCGAGGGAGATACCGAGACTCATGCTACCGATGTGACCGACTCGCCTGATCTTCGTGGCGCTTTGAAAGACGAACGGAAAAGTCCCGAGCAGAGCGAATCCTCAGAAG AGGACCGACCAGTTGAGCAGAAGCAGTCAGCTCAGGACAAGAGCTTCTCTAAGCAGCTGAGCTCGAGCTCCGATTCGGAGGACCCTGAAGTCCGCCATCGCTCCGTGTTCTCAGGAGACCCGATCCCTGCTTACGCCACTCTTCCTCTCCTCAAGAAGTCTTCGGACAACCTGGCATGCCAGGAATCCTTCAACCACCTCGCGGCCTCCAAATACAGCTCCTTTTCCTACCGCAAGATCCGGCGAGGAAATACTCGCAAGAAAATTGAGGAGTTTGAGTACATCATGATGAATTTGTAG
- the LOC125973577 gene encoding ermin isoform X3 — protein sequence MCGRWKKETTRYSTVMKTKLKSMEDPTDLQIQAEAVRVDRNSSERSEEAQVEEPCEEIRAEEFEGDTETHATDVTDSPDLRGALKDERKSPEQSESSEEDRPVEQKQSAQDKSFSKQLSSSSDSEDPEVRHRSVFSGDPIPAYATLPLLKKSSDNLACQESFNHLAASKYSSFSYRKIRRGNTRKKIEEFEYIMMNL from the exons ATGTGTGGACGGTGGAAGAAGGAGACGACTCGGTATTCTACAGTGATGAAGACCAAGCTGAAGAGCATGGAGGACCCAACAGATCTACAGATCCAGGCAG AAGCGGTGAGGGTGGACCGTAATTCTTCAGAGAGGAGTGAGGAGGCTCAAGTCGAAGAGCCATGTGAGGAAATCCGAGCCGAAGAATTCGAGGGAGATACCGAGACTCATGCTACCGATGTGACCGACTCGCCTGATCTTCGTGGCGCTTTGAAAGACGAACGGAAAAGTCCCGAGCAGAGCGAATCCTCAGAAG AGGACCGACCAGTTGAGCAGAAGCAGTCAGCTCAGGACAAGAGCTTCTCTAAGCAGCTGAGCTCGAGCTCCGATTCGGAGGACCCTGAAGTCCGCCATCGCTCCGTGTTCTCAGGAGACCCGATCCCTGCTTACGCCACTCTTCCTCTCCTCAAGAAGTCTTCGGACAACCTGGCATGCCAGGAATCCTTCAACCACCTCGCGGCCTCCAAATACAGCTCCTTTTCCTACCGCAAGATCCGGCGAGGAAATACTCGCAAGAAAATTGAGGAGTTTGAGTACATCATGATGAATTTGTAG
- the LOC125973577 gene encoding ermin isoform X2: protein MEIQENPVFPKPVDPQAEVEEVVIASEVLEIICGFAPETKRHNSETEDRDVWTVEEGDDSVFYSDEDQAEEHGGPNRSTDPAVRVDRNSSERSEEAQVEEPCEEIRAEEFEGDTETHATDVTDSPDLRGALKDERKSPEQSESSEEDRPVEQKQSAQDKSFSKQLSSSSDSEDPEVRHRSVFSGDPIPAYATLPLLKKSSDNLACQESFNHLAASKYSSFSYRKIRRGNTRKKIEEFEYIMMNL, encoded by the exons ATGGAGATACAGGAGAACCCAGTGTTTCCAAAGCCTGTGGATCCCCAAGCAGAGGTGGAGGAGGTTGTAATAGCGTCGGAGGTACTAGAGATCATTTGCGGATTCGCCCCAGAGACCAAGCGCCACAACTCGGAAACGGAGGACAGAGATGTGTGGACGGTGGAAGAAGGAGACGACTCGGTATTCTACAGTGATGAAGACCAAGCTGAAGAGCATGGAGGACCCAACAGATCTACAGATCCAG CGGTGAGGGTGGACCGTAATTCTTCAGAGAGGAGTGAGGAGGCTCAAGTCGAAGAGCCATGTGAGGAAATCCGAGCCGAAGAATTCGAGGGAGATACCGAGACTCATGCTACCGATGTGACCGACTCGCCTGATCTTCGTGGCGCTTTGAAAGACGAACGGAAAAGTCCCGAGCAGAGCGAATCCTCAGAAG AGGACCGACCAGTTGAGCAGAAGCAGTCAGCTCAGGACAAGAGCTTCTCTAAGCAGCTGAGCTCGAGCTCCGATTCGGAGGACCCTGAAGTCCGCCATCGCTCCGTGTTCTCAGGAGACCCGATCCCTGCTTACGCCACTCTTCCTCTCCTCAAGAAGTCTTCGGACAACCTGGCATGCCAGGAATCCTTCAACCACCTCGCGGCCTCCAAATACAGCTCCTTTTCCTACCGCAAGATCCGGCGAGGAAATACTCGCAAGAAAATTGAGGAGTTTGAGTACATCATGATGAATTTGTAG
- the cytip gene encoding cytohesin-interacting protein isoform X1: MMFGFSPAPRTSGDVDTRFDAFGFQQPTCTRTPPSNIQQHAKRKHDNALKHLHFPPPSVSILIFLLRPRPALQPLKSAMNPGGRPAQAGAERKKSSLWYRRSLRGSNEHHRHRHSSDSLPRAAKPKHFLVDYSDPQRITNVLEKKENETFGFEVQTHNLQLKSSSAVEVCTFVSRVEDNSAAETAGLTAGDVIITINGESIEGFTHQHVLDLIGGSTNSLKLETVCGSVVKWIELEKRVNQLKQSLSEKLLEMQALTLREQRIIGGTLKESNLSTDSSEAQNSPVDHRSLRFSSDSSYRGLVTDDSDQGSVFGDLSSPSPCSAASTTQEEHFFSRKYSSSHLHHTIGRSSSSSLASSSGSSIGSQSPTWDRARITSLFGTLPRKTKRTNVRKNILKLIPGLHQRSVEEEEP; the protein is encoded by the exons ATGATGTTTGGTTTCTCACCAGCGCCACGCACGTCAGGTGACGTTGACACGCGCTTTGACGCGTTTGGCTTTCAGCAGCCGACGTGCACGCGCACGCCTCCGTCAAACATTCAACAGCATGCCAAACGCAAGCACGACAATGCTCTGAAGCATCTCCACTTTCCCCCTCCTTCTGTCTCCATCCTAATTTTCCTCCTCCGCCCTCGGCCTGCCCTCCAGCCCCTCAAGTCCGCCATGAATCCCGGTGGACGTCCAGCCCAGGCCGGTGCGGAGAGGAAGAAAAGCTCCCTGTGGTACAGACGCTCACTGAGGGGCAGCAACGAGCACCACAGACACCGACACAGCAGCGACTCTCTGCCCAGAGCAGCCAAG CCTAAACATTTCCTGGTTGACTATTCTGATCCACAAAG aatCACAAATGttctggaaaagaaagaaaatgaaacatttgGATTTGAAGTTCAG ACGCACAACTTGCAGCTGAAGAGCAGCTCTGCAGTGGAAGTGTGCACGTTTGTGAGCAGGGTGGAGGACAACAGTGCCGCAGAGACTGCCGGCCTGACCGCAG GAGacgtcatcatcaccatcaacgGCGAGAGCATCGAAGGATTCACTCATCAGCACGTTCTCGATCTGATAGGAGGATCGACTAACAGTTTAAA GTTGGAGACAGTATGCGGCAGTGTGGTGAAGTGGATCGAGTTGGAGAAGAGGGTCAACCAGCTTAAG CAATCGCTGAGTGAGAAACTGCTGGAGATGCAAGCGCTTACATTACGGGAACAACGCATCATCGGAG GCACTTTGAAAGAAAGCAACCTCTCAACGGATTCCTCGGAAGCTCAGAACTCACCGGTGGACCATCGCAGCCTCCGCTTCTCCAGTGACAGCAGCTACAGGGGACTGGTGACGGACGACAGTGACCAGGGGAGCGTGTTCGGGGACCTAAGCTCACCCAGCCCCTGCAGCGCGGCCAGCACCACCCAAGAAGAGCATTTCTTCTCACGAAAGTATTCCTCCAGTCATCTTCATCACACCATCGGCCGGTCCAGCAGCTCCAGCCTGgcaagcagcagcggcagcagtatTGGCTCGCAGTCGCCTACCTGGGATAGGGCAAGAATCACCTCTTTGTTCGGTACCCTGCCCAGAAAGACCAAACGGACCAACGTTCGGAAAAACATCCTCAAGTTGATTCCTGGACTGCATCAGAGATCGGTCGAAGAAGAGGAGCCCTAA
- the cytip gene encoding cytohesin-interacting protein isoform X2, with translation MNPGGRPAQAGAERKKSSLWYRRSLRGSNEHHRHRHSSDSLPRAAKPKHFLVDYSDPQRITNVLEKKENETFGFEVQTHNLQLKSSSAVEVCTFVSRVEDNSAAETAGLTAGDVIITINGESIEGFTHQHVLDLIGGSTNSLKLETVCGSVVKWIELEKRVNQLKQSLSEKLLEMQALTLREQRIIGGTLKESNLSTDSSEAQNSPVDHRSLRFSSDSSYRGLVTDDSDQGSVFGDLSSPSPCSAASTTQEEHFFSRKYSSSHLHHTIGRSSSSSLASSSGSSIGSQSPTWDRARITSLFGTLPRKTKRTNVRKNILKLIPGLHQRSVEEEEP, from the exons ATGAATCCCGGTGGACGTCCAGCCCAGGCCGGTGCGGAGAGGAAGAAAAGCTCCCTGTGGTACAGACGCTCACTGAGGGGCAGCAACGAGCACCACAGACACCGACACAGCAGCGACTCTCTGCCCAGAGCAGCCAAG CCTAAACATTTCCTGGTTGACTATTCTGATCCACAAAG aatCACAAATGttctggaaaagaaagaaaatgaaacatttgGATTTGAAGTTCAG ACGCACAACTTGCAGCTGAAGAGCAGCTCTGCAGTGGAAGTGTGCACGTTTGTGAGCAGGGTGGAGGACAACAGTGCCGCAGAGACTGCCGGCCTGACCGCAG GAGacgtcatcatcaccatcaacgGCGAGAGCATCGAAGGATTCACTCATCAGCACGTTCTCGATCTGATAGGAGGATCGACTAACAGTTTAAA GTTGGAGACAGTATGCGGCAGTGTGGTGAAGTGGATCGAGTTGGAGAAGAGGGTCAACCAGCTTAAG CAATCGCTGAGTGAGAAACTGCTGGAGATGCAAGCGCTTACATTACGGGAACAACGCATCATCGGAG GCACTTTGAAAGAAAGCAACCTCTCAACGGATTCCTCGGAAGCTCAGAACTCACCGGTGGACCATCGCAGCCTCCGCTTCTCCAGTGACAGCAGCTACAGGGGACTGGTGACGGACGACAGTGACCAGGGGAGCGTGTTCGGGGACCTAAGCTCACCCAGCCCCTGCAGCGCGGCCAGCACCACCCAAGAAGAGCATTTCTTCTCACGAAAGTATTCCTCCAGTCATCTTCATCACACCATCGGCCGGTCCAGCAGCTCCAGCCTGgcaagcagcagcggcagcagtatTGGCTCGCAGTCGCCTACCTGGGATAGGGCAAGAATCACCTCTTTGTTCGGTACCCTGCCCAGAAAGACCAAACGGACCAACGTTCGGAAAAACATCCTCAAGTTGATTCCTGGACTGCATCAGAGATCGGTCGAAGAAGAGGAGCCCTAA